The following proteins are encoded in a genomic region of Lottiidibacillus patelloidae:
- the mqnE gene encoding aminofutalosine synthase MqnE, whose translation MITLTEDKKMLEIAEKVKKGERLTIEDGLYLYESPDLLTIAQLANEVNMKKNGNNVYFIENMYINPTNVCEASCSFCGFKRKPGEEGAYTMDEAALLHYVETRWNDNIREFHIVGGHNAEVPFDYYLDTIRILKKNYPQCTVKAYTGAEIEFFARISGLTMKEVLEELVKAGLDTLPGGGAEILTERYREKMSPDKASTDQWLEAHEIAHGLGLKTHATMLYGSIETKEERLIHMDRLRQLQDKTNGFMVFIPLAVQPKNANAGLKRRTSAYDDMRTMAISRLMLDNFDHIKAYWINIGVQLTQMALAFGSSDIHGTLIEERISHAAGALTSQGITRDELIHLIKTAGKTPVERDTFYNVIKTY comes from the coding sequence ATGATTACATTAACAGAAGATAAGAAAATGCTAGAAATAGCAGAGAAAGTAAAAAAAGGGGAACGCCTTACAATAGAAGATGGTCTCTATTTATATGAGTCTCCAGATCTACTTACAATAGCTCAGCTCGCTAATGAAGTTAACATGAAGAAAAACGGTAACAACGTTTACTTTATTGAAAACATGTATATTAACCCGACAAATGTATGTGAAGCAAGTTGCTCGTTCTGCGGATTTAAGCGTAAGCCTGGTGAAGAAGGCGCTTATACAATGGATGAGGCTGCACTATTACACTATGTTGAAACACGATGGAATGATAATATTCGTGAGTTCCACATTGTAGGTGGTCATAATGCTGAAGTTCCTTTTGACTATTACTTAGATACCATTCGTATCCTTAAGAAAAATTACCCACAATGTACGGTAAAAGCATATACAGGTGCGGAAATTGAATTCTTCGCTCGTATTTCTGGGTTAACGATGAAAGAAGTTTTAGAGGAACTAGTTAAAGCAGGTTTAGATACACTTCCTGGTGGTGGTGCGGAAATATTAACGGAACGCTACCGTGAAAAGATGAGCCCTGATAAGGCTTCAACAGATCAGTGGTTAGAAGCACATGAAATTGCTCACGGACTTGGACTAAAAACTCACGCTACAATGCTTTACGGTTCTATTGAAACGAAAGAAGAGCGCTTAATTCATATGGATCGCCTTCGTCAATTGCAAGACAAAACGAATGGCTTTATGGTATTTATTCCACTTGCAGTTCAGCCGAAAAATGCAAATGCTGGATTAAAGCGTCGAACTTCTGCTTATGATGACATGCGTACGATGGCGATCAGCCGCTTAATGTTGGACAACTTCGACCACATTAAAGCTTATTGGATCAATATCGGTGTTCAATTAACACAAATGGCGTTAGCATTTGGATCAAGTGATATTCACGGAACGTTAATTGAAGAACGTATTTCACATGCTGCTGGTGCGTTAACTTCGCAAGGAATCACTCGCGACGAGTTAATTCACTTAATTAAAACAGCAGGAAAAACTCCTGTAGAGAGAGATACTTTCTATAACGTCATTAAAACTTATTAA
- a CDS encoding NupC/NupG family nucleoside CNT transporter has protein sequence MNILWGIGGMLFLFAVAFLFSSNRKAINWRTILGGLAIQVTFAFIVLEWAFGRKMLQKASEKVQNVINYANEGTNFLFGGLFQAENIGFVFAFQVLTVIIFFSSLIAVLYYLGIMQIIIKLLGGALSWLLGTSKAESLSATANIFVGQTEAPLVVRPYINRMTNSELFAVMTGGLASVAGSVLVGYALLGVPLEYLLAASFMAAPAGLVMAKMLMPETEVPETNKAIKMEKDADTVNVVDAAARGASEGLKLALNVGAMLLAFVALIALINGILGGIGGWFGHGDLSLNLILGYLFAPVAFIIGVPWSEAVIAGGLLGEKLVLNEFFAYLNFAPMIGELSVKTTAIISFALCGFANLSSLAILLGGLGGMAPERRPHIAKFGVRAILAGTLANLLSAVIAGMFIF, from the coding sequence ATGAATATATTATGGGGAATAGGCGGTATGTTGTTCTTATTTGCCGTTGCATTTTTATTTTCATCGAATCGTAAAGCTATTAACTGGCGTACGATCTTAGGTGGATTAGCAATTCAAGTTACTTTTGCTTTTATCGTTTTAGAGTGGGCATTCGGTCGTAAAATGCTGCAAAAAGCATCAGAGAAAGTACAAAATGTGATTAACTATGCGAATGAAGGAACAAACTTCCTGTTCGGTGGATTATTCCAAGCGGAAAATATCGGGTTTGTATTCGCCTTTCAAGTATTAACAGTTATTATTTTCTTTTCTTCTTTAATCGCAGTTCTTTATTACTTAGGAATTATGCAAATTATTATAAAATTATTAGGTGGAGCCCTTTCTTGGTTACTAGGAACGAGTAAAGCGGAATCACTTTCAGCAACAGCTAACATTTTCGTTGGTCAAACAGAAGCACCATTAGTTGTTCGTCCTTATATTAATCGGATGACGAATTCTGAATTATTTGCAGTAATGACTGGTGGTTTAGCATCTGTTGCTGGATCTGTATTAGTCGGTTATGCATTACTAGGTGTACCTTTAGAATATCTATTAGCAGCAAGTTTTATGGCTGCACCAGCAGGTTTAGTAATGGCAAAGATGTTAATGCCAGAAACAGAAGTACCTGAGACAAATAAAGCTATTAAAATGGAAAAAGATGCAGATACTGTAAACGTTGTTGACGCAGCTGCTCGTGGGGCATCTGAAGGTTTAAAGTTAGCATTAAACGTTGGGGCAATGTTACTTGCATTTGTAGCCTTAATTGCTTTAATTAATGGTATTTTAGGTGGAATCGGTGGTTGGTTCGGACATGGTGACCTTTCGTTAAATCTTATTTTAGGTTATCTATTTGCACCAGTAGCATTCATCATCGGTGTTCCTTGGAGTGAAGCAGTTATTGCTGGAGGGCTTCTTGGAGAAAAACTAGTTCTAAATGAATTTTTTGCTTACTTGAATTTTGCTCCGATGATTGGTGAACTTTCAGTTAAAACGACAGCAATTATTTCATTTGCTTTATGTGGATTTGCTAACCTTTCTTCATTAGCAATTTTATTAGGTGGATTAGGTGGTATGGCACCGGAACGTCGTCCACATATCGCGAAGTTTGGAGTACGTGCAATTTTAGCAGGAACTTTAGCTAACTTATTAAGTGCAGTAATTGCAGGAATGTTTATATTTTAA
- the dapF gene encoding diaminopimelate epimerase — protein MNTIKFTKMHGLGNNYIYINCFEETLREEELSSLAISLADQNRGIGSDGMILICPSATAEVKMRIFNSDGSEGKNCGNGLRCVAKYAYENNLVNTDKFYIETLGGIVQAHVHNEGKEVSKITVDMGMPRLKKKDLPMEGLADSEIINEEIVVGDEQLLLTGVSMGNPHGVIFVDDINKAPVTSIGPMIEKMPIFPEGINVEFVEVTSETEMHFRVWERGSGVTQACGTGACAAVVAASLHGKVRQGEDVTVHLLGGDLIINWTEDGNVLMTGPAETICDGVYYMK, from the coding sequence ATGAATACTATTAAATTTACAAAGATGCACGGATTAGGAAACAACTATATATATATTAATTGCTTTGAAGAAACGTTAAGGGAAGAGGAATTATCGTCGTTAGCTATTTCATTAGCAGATCAAAACCGTGGAATTGGTTCTGATGGAATGATCTTAATTTGCCCTTCTGCAACTGCTGAAGTGAAAATGCGCATATTTAATAGCGATGGGTCTGAAGGGAAAAATTGCGGAAATGGGCTTCGCTGTGTTGCAAAGTATGCTTATGAAAATAATCTTGTAAATACAGATAAGTTTTATATTGAAACATTAGGTGGAATTGTTCAAGCGCATGTTCATAATGAAGGGAAAGAAGTTTCCAAAATTACAGTTGATATGGGGATGCCTCGTCTAAAGAAAAAAGATTTACCGATGGAAGGTCTAGCCGATTCCGAAATTATCAATGAAGAAATAGTAGTAGGGGATGAACAGTTGCTTTTAACAGGAGTATCCATGGGCAACCCACATGGTGTTATTTTTGTAGATGACATTAACAAGGCACCAGTTACTTCAATAGGTCCGATGATTGAAAAAATGCCCATTTTCCCAGAAGGAATCAATGTAGAATTCGTTGAAGTTACGAGTGAGACAGAAATGCATTTTCGAGTATGGGAGCGGGGCTCTGGAGTAACACAAGCTTGTGGTACTGGAGCGTGTGCAGCGGTAGTAGCGGCTTCTTTGCATGGGAAAGTAAGACAAGGAGAAGACGTGACAGTTCATTTACTTGGTGGAGATCTAATTATTAACTGGACGGAAGATGGGAATGTATTAATGACCGGCCCTGCAGAAACGATTTGTGATGGGGTATATTATATGAAATAA
- a CDS encoding aspartyl-phosphate phosphatase Spo0E family protein has protein sequence MSSNDELIERQINEKIEELRAKMIQAANEKGMNHPSVIECSKQLDECMNQLLRKKMSC, from the coding sequence ATGTCGAGTAATGATGAACTGATAGAAAGACAAATAAATGAAAAAATAGAAGAGTTGCGAGCTAAGATGATACAAGCAGCAAATGAAAAAGGGATGAATCACCCTTCTGTGATTGAATGTAGTAAGCAGTTGGATGAATGTATGAATCAGTTATTAAGAAAGAAAATGAGTTGTTAA
- a CDS encoding NAD(P)/FAD-dependent oxidoreductase produces the protein MKRLIVLGGGYGGMRILQRLFSGSLPDHIEVTLIDRLPFHCLKTEYYALAAGTISEQHIRVPFPNDPRLTIKYGEVTKLNLENKQVEMKNEEPLSYDYLIIGLGCEDKYHNVPGADVHTLSLQSVDQTREAYKALNNVPPNGVVGIVGAGLSGVEVASELRESRPDLTIKLFDRGDMILSMFSKKLSKYVQSWFTEHGVEVVNNSNITKVEPNMLYNHDEAIYCDAIVWTAGIQPNKIVRDLDIEKDNSGRLIVTDHHHLPGDERVFVCGDCASLPHPPSGQLAQAQGEQIVTVLQALWKGEPLEPLPQIKLKGVLGSLGKKHGFGLMGSTSITGRVPRLLKSGVLWRSKYQNG, from the coding sequence ATGAAAAGACTAATCGTTTTAGGTGGCGGTTATGGTGGCATGAGAATATTGCAACGATTATTTAGCGGTTCACTTCCCGATCATATCGAAGTTACATTAATTGATCGTTTGCCATTTCATTGCTTAAAAACTGAATATTATGCGTTAGCCGCTGGTACGATTTCGGAACAGCATATTCGTGTACCTTTTCCGAATGATCCTCGTTTAACGATAAAGTACGGTGAAGTTACTAAACTTAATTTAGAAAATAAACAAGTAGAAATGAAGAATGAAGAGCCACTTTCATACGATTACTTAATTATTGGATTAGGTTGTGAAGATAAATATCATAATGTCCCTGGTGCAGATGTGCATACATTAAGTTTGCAATCTGTTGACCAAACACGTGAAGCATATAAAGCGTTAAACAATGTTCCACCTAATGGTGTTGTCGGTATCGTTGGAGCCGGGTTAAGTGGTGTAGAAGTTGCAAGTGAGCTTCGTGAAAGTAGACCAGATTTAACGATAAAGTTATTTGACCGTGGTGATATGATTCTTTCCATGTTCTCGAAGAAACTTAGTAAATATGTACAATCATGGTTTACAGAGCATGGCGTTGAAGTTGTTAACAATTCTAATATTACAAAAGTAGAACCGAACATGTTATACAACCATGACGAAGCTATCTATTGTGACGCGATTGTTTGGACTGCTGGAATCCAACCAAATAAAATCGTTCGAGATTTAGATATAGAAAAAGATAATTCTGGTCGTTTAATTGTCACTGATCACCATCACCTGCCTGGTGACGAGAGAGTATTTGTTTGTGGAGATTGCGCGAGCTTACCACATCCACCATCTGGTCAATTGGCACAAGCGCAAGGCGAACAAATTGTCACTGTATTACAAGCTTTATGGAAAGGCGAACCTCTAGAGCCACTTCCACAAATTAAACTTAAAGGTGTACTAGGTTCTTTAGGTAAAAAGCATGGTTTTGGTTTAATGGGATCAACTTCTATTACTGGTCGTGTCCCTCGCCTATTAAAATCAGGCGTATTATGGCGTTCGAAGTATCAGAATGGCTAA
- a CDS encoding NfeD family protein has product MDLFLMALILGIGYFILQFAIGEIFDFEFSFHDIPILSPLTLATFFTAFGGTGFTMEKATTAAGHVIFATSISLGLLAALLMVFLIAIPLKKIQQNSVGKAKEMIGKEATVIIPIPTNGLGEITYNQNGYRYSSPARASGKIAQNETVIIKEINDNIFVVDKLEK; this is encoded by the coding sequence ATGGATTTGTTTTTAATGGCTCTTATATTAGGAATCGGTTATTTTATCTTGCAGTTTGCAATTGGCGAAATATTTGATTTTGAATTTAGTTTTCATGACATTCCTATCCTCTCCCCGTTAACTCTGGCCACTTTTTTCACGGCATTTGGCGGGACTGGATTTACGATGGAAAAAGCAACAACAGCAGCTGGACATGTCATTTTTGCAACTAGTATTTCTCTAGGCCTACTGGCAGCATTGTTGATGGTCTTTTTAATTGCAATTCCGTTGAAGAAAATCCAGCAAAACTCCGTTGGCAAAGCGAAAGAGATGATTGGAAAAGAAGCAACGGTTATAATCCCGATTCCTACTAACGGCTTAGGTGAGATTACTTACAATCAAAATGGCTATCGCTATAGCTCGCCTGCTCGCGCAAGCGGAAAAATTGCGCAAAATGAAACTGTCATTATAAAAGAGATTAACGATAATATATTTGTCGTTGATAAACTAGAAAAATAG
- a CDS encoding HesB/IscA family protein has translation MKGVFLLIIITEAAASRIQEMKEAEESKGELYLRVGVKGGGCSGLTYGMGFDSEVKEEDTTFEQNGINVVVDQESSKILEGVVIDFKQSMMGGGFTIENPNAIANCGCGTSFRTAENAGTPEEC, from the coding sequence ATGAAAGGAGTGTTTCTTTTGATAATAATTACTGAAGCAGCAGCAAGTCGCATTCAAGAGATGAAGGAAGCAGAAGAAAGCAAAGGCGAACTTTATCTTCGTGTTGGTGTAAAAGGTGGAGGGTGCAGTGGCCTTACTTACGGAATGGGATTTGACTCGGAAGTAAAAGAAGAAGATACGACATTTGAACAAAATGGAATAAATGTTGTCGTTGATCAAGAGAGCTCAAAAATATTAGAAGGTGTTGTTATTGATTTTAAACAATCAATGATGGGTGGAGGGTTTACTATCGAAAACCCTAATGCGATTGCAAATTGTGGTTGCGGAACATCATTCCGTACAGCAGAAAATGCAGGAACACCAGAAGAGTGTTAA
- a CDS encoding flotillin family protein, with translation MELSTFLIPGILLLVLFILGTFLAKIYRTVGADEAMIITGAGTKGGIKVVKAGGSFVFPIIQQHENISLQVHTISVATPEVYTKQGVPIMVDGVAQIKINGEIDDITTAAEQFLGKQDQINYIANETLEGHLRAILGQMTVENIYQNRDEFAQRVQSVAATDLKKMGLHIVSFTIKNVKDKNGYLDALGVPQIEVVKRNAAIATADNERDTIIAQAKAREEGKKADYIADTNVAEAEKEMEVKKAAFKKEQDQKKAEAELAYKLQEARTLQEVKEQEMQIDLVERQKQIEIEEKEILRREKQYDAEVKKKADADRYAVEQAAEADKNRKVRDAEALAESIKLEGQAKAEKEKVEGHAQAEVIRQKGLAEAEAKDAIAEAMKKYGEAAIAEMLVEKFPEIAGAIAQPLSQTEKLVVIDSGSNPGGGANKVTGYVTDLLGKLPETVGALTGVDLNQMLANLAENRKENNTPKKLDQ, from the coding sequence ATGGAGCTATCTACATTTTTAATACCAGGTATTCTTTTATTAGTACTTTTTATTTTAGGAACATTTTTAGCAAAGATCTATCGAACAGTAGGTGCAGATGAAGCGATGATTATTACTGGTGCTGGCACAAAAGGCGGCATTAAAGTAGTTAAAGCAGGTGGTAGTTTCGTTTTCCCAATTATCCAACAACATGAAAACATTTCTTTGCAAGTACATACAATTTCTGTAGCAACTCCTGAAGTATATACAAAACAAGGTGTACCAATTATGGTAGACGGTGTTGCACAAATAAAAATCAATGGTGAAATTGATGATATCACGACTGCTGCCGAACAATTTTTAGGTAAGCAAGATCAAATTAACTATATTGCCAATGAAACTTTAGAAGGCCATCTCCGCGCTATATTAGGACAAATGACTGTTGAAAACATTTATCAAAACCGTGATGAATTTGCGCAAAGAGTCCAAAGCGTTGCCGCTACAGATTTAAAGAAAATGGGATTACATATAGTTTCCTTTACAATTAAAAATGTAAAAGATAAAAACGGTTATTTAGACGCATTAGGTGTACCGCAAATTGAAGTAGTAAAACGAAATGCAGCCATCGCCACTGCAGATAATGAGCGAGACACAATAATTGCACAAGCAAAAGCTCGTGAAGAAGGAAAAAAAGCGGACTATATCGCAGATACAAATGTTGCTGAAGCTGAAAAAGAAATGGAAGTTAAAAAAGCGGCATTTAAGAAAGAACAAGATCAGAAAAAAGCCGAAGCAGAACTTGCATATAAGCTTCAAGAAGCAAGAACATTACAGGAAGTTAAAGAGCAAGAGATGCAAATTGACTTAGTTGAAAGACAAAAACAAATAGAAATTGAAGAAAAAGAAATTTTGCGTCGTGAAAAACAATACGATGCTGAAGTAAAGAAAAAAGCGGATGCAGATCGTTATGCCGTTGAACAAGCAGCTGAGGCAGATAAAAACCGCAAAGTTCGTGATGCTGAGGCACTTGCTGAAAGTATCAAACTAGAAGGTCAAGCAAAAGCGGAAAAAGAAAAAGTAGAAGGTCATGCGCAAGCAGAAGTTATTCGTCAAAAAGGTCTCGCAGAAGCAGAAGCAAAAGACGCGATTGCTGAAGCAATGAAAAAATATGGCGAAGCTGCTATTGCGGAAATGTTAGTGGAAAAGTTCCCAGAAATTGCTGGTGCTATTGCACAGCCTTTATCACAAACTGAAAAGCTTGTTGTCATTGACTCTGGTAGTAACCCAGGTGGGGGCGCAAATAAAGTAACTGGTTATGTAACAGATTTACTTGGAAAACTTCCTGAAACAGTTGGTGCACTTACTGGTGTCGATTTAAATCAAATGCTTGCCAACTTAGCAGAAAACCGTAAAGAAAATAATACTCCTAAGAAATTAGATCAATAA
- a CDS encoding YuzB family protein, which produces MKPIIEFCISNLANGSHKAMQVLERDPNMDVLEYSCLSYCTKCAQSLFALVNGDVVTGDTPEQLVDNIYQHLEENPMF; this is translated from the coding sequence TTGAAACCGATCATTGAATTTTGTATTAGTAACTTAGCGAACGGTTCACATAAAGCAATGCAAGTGTTAGAAAGAGATCCGAATATGGATGTTCTAGAGTATAGTTGTCTAAGCTATTGCACGAAATGTGCTCAGTCTCTTTTTGCCCTCGTTAATGGTGATGTTGTGACAGGCGATACTCCAGAACAATTAGTAGATAATATATATCAACATTTAGAAGAGAATCCAATGTTTTAA